The DNA sequence GGTCCGCCCGGGCAGATGGAACCAGGCGGTGACCTCGCCCTCCTTCAGCTCCAGCCGGGCCGGCGAGTAGTGCGCGGGCTCGATGAACTTGCCGCCGGCGCCGACCACGTCGTCGTACAGGGACTGGGACGTCACCAGCACCAGGTCGGCCTTCTCGGCGTCGAGCAGCCGGCGGGCGACGGAGGAGTCGGCCAGCCTGCAGGCCAGGTCGACGGCGCGTCCGCTGATGCCCCGGCCGTCGTGCCGTACGGGACCGACATGCATGCCGATGCGCAGCCCGAGGGGCACGGCCAGGCCGCGGTTCTCGTCCCGCAGCTTCTCGTGCACCTCGATCAGCCACAGGCCGAGCAGCCGGCTCGCCGCGATCCGCCCCGGCACCGACAGCAGCACCCCGTCGCCGCGGTCCTCCAGGTGTACGGCGTCCCGCGCCACCTTGGCGTGGGCGAACGCCGTCTCCAGCACGCGGTAGATGCGCTCGCGCATCCGCACCTTGTCGACGTCGTCGTAGACGCCGGAACGCCTGGCGTCGACGCTGATCACCAACTCGTAGTGCGCTTCGGTGATGTCCAGAGCGTCGTGGTTCACCCGTGCCCCCTGCATGTTCCGTCCTTGCCGAAGAGTGGTTCGTCCTGCCGAAGAAGTGCTTCGTGGTGCCGAAGGGAGGTGGTTCGTCGTGCCGAAGAGAGGTCGTTCGTCCCGGCCAAGAGGTCGTTCGTCCCGCCGGGGAGGTGGTTCGTCCCGGCGAAGGCGTGGTCCGTCCTGCCGGAGAAACGCTCCGTCCCTTCAGCGTCGGGCCGGGGAGGAGTGGCGTCTGTAGCCGTTTACACACGGCGGGGCGCGGGTTTACTCCTGATGGCCGTCCGCGAGAAGGGCCAGCAGCGCGGGGTCGAGGATCTCGACCATGCGGTTGCCGGTACGGACGATGTGCTGCGTGCGCAGGAGGCGCAGGGCCTTGGCGACGGCTTCCCGGGTGGCGCCTATCGTGGCGGCCAGCTCGTCCTGGGCGAGGTGGACGACGGGGCCGGAGGCGGACGGGTCACTCGAAGGACCCGCTCCGGAGGGCGTGTACGGGCCGGCGGGTTCGGCTCCCGAGAGTTCGATGAGCCGGCTGGCCAGGCGCTGGAGCACGGTGAGCGAGGCGAGCGCGGACCGCTCCTGGTCGGCGCTGCGGAGGCGGAAGGTGAGCTGACGTATCACCAGGCCGCTGACCCTGGGATGCAGGGCGAGAAAACGACGAAACGCATCCCCGGATATGACCTGGGCCTCTATGGGGCCCAGCGCGCGCACGGTGGCGCTGCGGGGATGGGGGTCCAACGCGGCCATCTCCCCGAGGAGTTCACCCGGGCCGCGCAGGCCGAGTATCAGCCGAGTGGCCCCACGGTCCGTCACCACGGACACCGTCACCCACCCCCGCATGATGATCACGACATGACTGGACCGGTCGCCCTCCGTGAGGAGGTGGGCGTCGGCCTGGAAACGCTTCCGGCTGCCGAGGGCCATGACGCTCTCGCGCTCCTGGGCAGTCAGTGCAGAAGCGAATGCCAGCTCATTGCCGAGCAGTCCCATGGCCGGTCCCCCGCCGCATTCCGGACGCCTGGATTTTCGATGGGTGTAGATGCTGGCAGAGCGATGTTCCGGGTCGAGTGGATTGCGCCACACCGGGGGTACTGACCGGTACTTGAGGAATGCCAGGTAGATCACCCTGTCCTCGACATCCCGGTCGCACCACGCTCAGGGAGCGCACATCGCAGAGCGTGCGCCCCCTGTCTGCGCCTTTGAGAACGACCTTGAGGTCAAACCCGGCGCACGAACGACCGCCAGCCCCGGAGGCCGATAATCGGCCTACCAGGGAGGAGTTGGCGCAAACTCGGGTTTGTGGCGTGGATGCTTTGGTGGCGAGGTGGGGGCAATGTGAGCGGACGGTGAGTCGACCGATCCCGGGACGCCCGCCCAAAAGCCCTTCTAGGCTGGGCACTTCGAGCACGAGGGGGTGAGCGGCATGGCGGGACGGCCGGAGAGCGCCGCCGGGGTTGTGGCGGCGGTACAGCAGATCTTCCGGGGCGGGCTGCTGAGCGGGCGGTCGGCCATCGCGCGGGACCTGGAGTCGTGGACCGCGGCGACCGCCTCCGACTTGCGGGCCCGCTTCGTGGACCAGCCGGACTCGTCGTCGGACACGTTCCTCGTCAAGCTGCGGCGCCAGCTCGACGGCGCGCCCGCCGCGACGATCGCCCTCGCGGCCGAGCTGCTGTTCGTGAACATGGCCCCGCTGGTGCCCGAGCAGATCGGAATCAGGAAGAAGCTCCAGATCCTCGACGAGGTCCTGTCCTGGGCCGACCTGGATGCGACGGCGATCGATGTCGATCTGGAGACCTCGCTGACAGGCTTCCTGCACGGCGGACAGGGCTTTCTGAACTACCGGTGGGCGCAGTTCCAGATCCTGGTCCTGCTGGTGGAGCGGATCGCCGCGAGGCCCCTGCCGGAGCGGGAGGCACTGCTGAACGACCCGTGGGCCCTGCGGGACGAGTGCCTCGACGTGCAGCGGTCGGTGGGACACAAGAAGGGCCGCGCCCAGATCCACGTCCTGCTGTACACGCTCTTCCCGGCAACCTTCCAGCCGATCGCCAGCGCCTACCACAAGCAGGAGATCGTCAAGGCGTTCGCGGACGAACTCCCGCAGCCCTCCGGCGACGACGACCGCGACCTGCTGGAACTGCGCAGGACACTGGAGGAACAGACCGGCGAACACGTCGACTTCTACGACGAGCCGTGGGTACGCCGATGGCGCGCAGGAACCGTCGAGCACGAGCAGCGCGGCTGGCTGGTGCGCGGCTACAACGTCGACGGACGCAACTTCATCCCGGCCTGGATCGAGCACGGCTACTGCTCGGTCTCCTGGCGCGAGGTACCCGAGATCCCCGCCGGCTCCACCAAGCAGGAGGTCCAGCGGGCGGTCGCCGACGCCATGCCGGAGGCCAGCACCCAGATGCGCGGCCAGGCCGCGTACCAGCTGCACGTCTTCCTCACCGTCAT is a window from the Streptomyces sp. NBC_00299 genome containing:
- a CDS encoding Crp/Fnr family transcriptional regulator, with product MGLLGNELAFASALTAQERESVMALGSRKRFQADAHLLTEGDRSSHVVIIMRGWVTVSVVTDRGATRLILGLRGPGELLGEMAALDPHPRSATVRALGPIEAQVISGDAFRRFLALHPRVSGLVIRQLTFRLRSADQERSALASLTVLQRLASRLIELSGAEPAGPYTPSGAGPSSDPSASGPVVHLAQDELAATIGATREAVAKALRLLRTQHIVRTGNRMVEILDPALLALLADGHQE